One Solanum lycopersicum chromosome 2, SLM_r2.1 genomic region harbors:
- the LOC101258512 gene encoding oleosin H1-like codes for MGDRHAHQQRLHQSQKGPSASQILAIVTLLPVGGTLVCLAGITLVGTLIGLALATPVFLLFSPVIVPATLTIALAVAGFLTSGAFGITGLSSFSWILNYFRQGKSMVPESMEAAKRRMADAASHLGQKTKDAGQTIQSKAQEGKEGTKT; via the exons ATGGGTGACCGCCACGCACACCAGCAGCGCCTTCATCAAAGTCAGAAAGGTCCTTCAGCTTCACAAATTCTGGCTATTGTTACTCTTCTACCTGTTGGTGGGACACTTGTTTGCCTCGCTGGCATTACTCTTGTTGGCACTTTAATTGGGCTTGCTCTTGCAACTCCAGTTTTTCTACTCTTTAGCCCAGTTATTGTACCTGCTACGCTTACTATTGCCCTTGCTGTTGCTGGATTTTTAACTTCTGGTGCTTTTGGTATTACTGGACTTTCATCTTTCTCTTGGATTCTCAATTATTTCAGACAAG GTAAATCGATGGTCCCAGAGAGTATGGAAGCGGCAAAGAGGCGTATGGCGGATGCTGCATCGCACTTGGGGCAGAAGACGAAGGACGCCGGACAAACAATCCAGAGCAAAGCACAGGAAGGGAAAGAAGGAACCAAGActtag